A window of the Brassica napus cultivar Da-Ae chromosome C5, Da-Ae, whole genome shotgun sequence genome harbors these coding sequences:
- the LOC125587323 gene encoding uncharacterized protein LOC125587323 gives MRYWTDLWHPLGRLIEVADEIGTQKLGIAHTALVSEVWNAGRWVFRRCRDRQMRNLILAVESHTFDDDHTGPDIALLKRGTNEYGKSFSTTETWQQIHVHSPTTAWSKVIWFALGVPRFGFISWLAIRNRLSTGDRMCAWGQTQGCLFCGEPNESRDHLFFACPYTYTLWLEVVGTLLGRPPDPDWETTLHLLATHSFDRLTYALLRLVFQVTIYMVWREMNDRKHQKRSRQAIQLAKVVKKAVKNRLLSVKYWEKPRLRGLMQIWFHAHS, from the coding sequence ATGCGGTATTGGACAGATCTATGGCACCCTTTGGGTAGATTGATCGAGGTTGCAGATGAGATTGGAACTCAGAAACTGGGTATAGCGCATACAGCTTTGGTGAGTGAAGTGTGGAATGCGGGTCGTTGGGTCTTTCGTCGATGCCGAGACAGGCAAATGCGCAATCTTATACTAGCAGTCGAAAGCCACACCTTTGATGATGATCACACTGGTCCTGATATTGCTCTATTGAAGCGGGGGACAAATGAGTATGGTAAGAGCTTCTCTACTACGGAAACGTGGCAGCAGATACATGTGCATAGCCCTACTACGGCATGGAGTAAAGTGATATGGTTCGCCTTAGGAGTACCTCGTTTTGGATTCATTTCTTGGCTTGCAATAAGGAATAGGTTATCTACGGGGGATCGCATGTGCGCTTGGGGCCAGACCCAAGGATGCTTGTTCTGCGGTGAGCCTAACGAGTCACGGGATCACCTTTTTTTCGCCTGCCCCTACACTTACACGCTTTGGCTAGAGGTAGTAGGAACACTTCTGGGCCGACCTCCTGATCCAGACTGGGAAActacacttcatcttcttgcTACACACAGTTTTGATCGCCTTACCTATGCCCTTCTGCGCCTAGTTTTCCAAGTTACAATCTACATGGTTTGGAGAGAGATGAATGACAGGAAACACCAAAAGAGGTCACGACAAGCTATCCAATTGGCTAAGGTAGTTAAGAAAGCCGTGAAAAATCGTCTACTGTCAGTTAAGTACTGGGAGAAACCTCGGCTGCGAGGTCTGATGCAGATCTGGTTCCATGCACACTCTTAG